A genomic segment from Streptomyces sp. NBC_00237 encodes:
- a CDS encoding bifunctional riboflavin kinase/FAD synthetase, which yields MQRWRGLEDIPQDWGRSVVTIGSYDGVHRGHQLIIGRAVERARELGVPSVVVTFDPHPSEVVRPGSHPPLLAPHHRRAELMAELGVDALLILPFTAEFSKLSPADFVVKVLVDKLHARLVVEGPNFRFGHRAAGNVAFLAELGPTYDYDVEVIDLFVSGAAGGGEPFSSTLTRRLVAEGDVAGAAEILGRPHAVEGVVVRGEQRGRELGYPTANVETLPHTAIPADGVYAGWLTADGERMPAAISVGTNPQFEGKKRTVEAYAIDRVGLDLYGMHVAVEFLAYVRGMAKFESLDGLLEAIADDVKQARSLTADADAT from the coding sequence GTGCAGCGCTGGCGCGGCTTGGAGGACATTCCCCAGGACTGGGGACGCAGCGTCGTCACCATCGGCTCCTACGACGGCGTGCACCGCGGGCACCAGCTGATCATCGGGCGGGCGGTCGAGCGCGCCCGCGAGCTGGGCGTGCCGTCCGTCGTCGTGACGTTCGACCCGCACCCCAGCGAGGTCGTCCGGCCCGGCAGCCACCCGCCGCTGCTTGCCCCGCACCACCGGCGTGCCGAGCTGATGGCGGAGCTGGGCGTCGACGCGCTGCTGATCCTCCCCTTCACGGCCGAGTTCTCGAAGCTCAGCCCCGCCGACTTCGTGGTGAAGGTGCTGGTCGACAAGTTGCACGCGCGGCTCGTCGTGGAGGGACCGAACTTCCGGTTCGGGCACAGGGCCGCGGGGAACGTCGCCTTCCTGGCCGAGCTGGGACCGACGTACGACTACGACGTCGAGGTCATCGACCTGTTCGTGAGCGGGGCCGCGGGCGGCGGCGAGCCCTTCTCGTCGACGCTGACGCGGCGGCTCGTGGCCGAGGGGGACGTGGCGGGCGCCGCGGAGATCCTCGGGCGTCCGCACGCCGTCGAGGGCGTGGTCGTACGGGGCGAGCAGCGGGGGCGGGAGCTGGGGTATCCGACCGCCAACGTGGAGACGCTCCCGCACACCGCCATCCCGGCCGACGGCGTGTACGCGGGCTGGCTGACCGCCGACGGCGAGCGGATGCCCGCCGCGATCTCGGTCGGCACCAACCCCCAGTTCGAGGGCAAGAAGCGGACCGTCGAGGCGTACGCCATCGACCGGGTCGGACTGGATCTGTACGGCATGCACGTGGCCGTCGAGTTCCTGGCGTACGTGCGCGGCATGGCCAAGTTCGAGTCGCTCGACGGGCTGCTGGAAGCCATCGCGGACGACGTGAAGCAGGCGCGGTCGCTGACGGCGGACGCGGACGCGACGTAG
- a CDS encoding trypsin-like peptidase domain-containing protein, with the protein MAADGTRPDDGSRPGSRPGPVPPSPPVVLVRIRDRAGRPRGTGFVADDQGTVITSHEAVDGLTGLVLHAPGDRTCLAEHDDIVPLPEAGLALVRTSGLGVRPLPVTGRRKIAVGTYVRLAAGGWREARVLGAAPVTYPAKDRFHLLGSAMELAMGTAGSDALRPGGAAAGGPVLDAETGAVLAVLGTSLLPQALSSVRAGDAPHTHRAAGFAVPLGDQTDGPLGELLRRNAATVPAYGEDLNLAGALQLTGTSVGSVGGPSVWQDPVERDCPRREFADFTVGGAYVLGLVGTPGTGRTTELRALAARRARGPEPAPTVWLRGADLHGADGSVADAVGRALAQAGRIVAASGTPGDMSVATPERVARLAHAAGRSLLVLLDGPEEMPPVLAHRLPEWTSGTARWLREHGARMVVGCRPEHWEQAGALYPESGAVHLGDLFEEEAACARERYGIEAGALREADARHPLTLRLLAEVRAALPGGAAAPGCPTREEVFEAYLALVCLRVAVRVAAARRPAVRGTAVRRLAAEVSGRVHEAARRCLGPGQGEVDRASFEEIFPWRTGWASAVLTEGVLVPAGSGYRFAHEEVADWVQGAHLDLASAVGGLVAAPVRAQEELKGVLPVPRHRIGPVVEAMLLLERHFGCEQLAAQMRELIAALGVLEGEGSADAQWWGSRLLAGSLLRVPDLGPYACVLRELARAVTERSLREGGPHGLGGFGWFGPWFWERIEVDQAERVDLLRVLVPADGAPEGRSAPRYLDSVARILVGDVRRVQVLLCDWFDDTRPIPGPARLTVAEVAQALLHTHRGLALDDLVETLVQAGHPRADELLHVLAADEPSALCRAVDRWAHDGRAERRVAAASYGGVVAAYATGGADRELLRFAALALLARGGDLSLHGAALALLVRDPASRSRFLPRAVAAFVVGEPRVPAAALVSALATHQEPVFAALRTALHSAGPQAGEVLRALAAVHTPALDRRVAALVAEYVARRPEGAVHAAAYVEERLESGPGARGVLSPLVRGMVRGSPCEVRSALARVLAAPGTAACEPLRAELLDVLLEYEEYEEHEEYAGGGPERDHTVLDAVLRAAALGAEEREAARTRELVRRAGALLMRTPEGAACFDRRLVALAREVPGFARLVAEWLGQSSPSGV; encoded by the coding sequence ATGGCGGCGGACGGGACTCGGCCGGACGACGGGTCCCGGCCGGGCAGCAGGCCGGGGCCGGTCCCGCCGTCCCCGCCGGTGGTGCTGGTACGGATCCGCGACCGTGCCGGACGGCCGCGCGGCACCGGCTTCGTCGCCGACGACCAAGGCACCGTCATCACCAGCCACGAGGCCGTCGACGGCCTGACCGGGCTCGTCCTGCACGCCCCCGGCGACCGCACCTGCCTCGCCGAGCACGACGACATCGTCCCGCTCCCGGAGGCCGGGCTCGCCCTCGTCCGCACCTCGGGGCTCGGTGTGCGCCCGCTCCCGGTGACCGGGCGGCGGAAGATCGCCGTCGGGACGTACGTACGGCTGGCGGCCGGGGGGTGGCGGGAGGCGAGGGTGCTCGGTGCGGCCCCGGTGACGTACCCGGCGAAGGACCGCTTCCATCTGCTCGGCTCCGCGATGGAACTGGCGATGGGCACGGCGGGCAGTGACGCGCTGCGGCCGGGCGGGGCTGCGGCCGGGGGGCCGGTGCTGGACGCGGAGACGGGGGCGGTGCTGGCCGTTCTGGGCACGTCCCTCCTCCCCCAGGCCCTCAGCTCCGTTCGAGCAGGGGACGCCCCCCACACGCACCGGGCCGCCGGATTCGCCGTACCGCTCGGGGACCAGACGGACGGTCCGCTGGGGGAACTGCTGCGGCGGAACGCGGCGACCGTGCCCGCCTACGGGGAGGACCTCAACCTCGCGGGAGCCTTGCAGCTCACCGGAACCTCGGTGGGATCGGTGGGCGGTCCGAGCGTGTGGCAGGACCCGGTCGAACGGGACTGTCCGCGCCGGGAGTTCGCGGACTTCACGGTGGGCGGGGCGTACGTCCTCGGGCTCGTCGGCACGCCCGGCACCGGGCGCACCACCGAACTGCGCGCACTCGCCGCCCGCCGCGCCCGTGGCCCCGAACCCGCTCCGACGGTCTGGCTGCGCGGGGCCGATCTGCACGGCGCGGACGGGTCGGTCGCCGACGCGGTGGGGCGGGCGCTCGCCCAGGCGGGGCGGATCGTCGCCGCCTCGGGGACCCCCGGCGACATGTCCGTCGCCACGCCCGAACGGGTGGCCCGGCTGGCGCACGCGGCGGGCCGCTCGCTGCTCGTACTCCTCGACGGGCCCGAGGAGATGCCGCCCGTGCTGGCCCACCGGCTCCCGGAGTGGACGTCCGGGACGGCGCGGTGGCTGCGGGAGCACGGGGCGCGGATGGTGGTCGGCTGCCGCCCGGAGCACTGGGAGCAGGCGGGGGCCCTGTATCCGGAGTCCGGCGCGGTGCACCTCGGAGACCTCTTCGAGGAGGAGGCGGCCTGTGCGAGGGAGAGGTACGGGATCGAGGCCGGGGCGCTGCGGGAGGCGGACGCGCGGCACCCGCTGACGCTGCGGCTCCTCGCGGAGGTGCGGGCGGCGCTGCCGGGCGGTGCGGCGGCGCCGGGGTGCCCGACCCGGGAGGAGGTCTTCGAGGCGTACCTCGCCCTGGTGTGTTTGCGGGTGGCGGTACGGGTGGCAGCCGCGCGGCGCCCTGCGGTGCGGGGCACGGCGGTGCGGCGACTGGCGGCGGAGGTGTCGGGGCGGGTGCACGAGGCGGCCCGTCGCTGTCTGGGGCCGGGGCAGGGGGAGGTGGACCGCGCCTCCTTCGAGGAGATCTTCCCGTGGCGGACGGGGTGGGCTTCGGCGGTGCTCACGGAGGGGGTGCTCGTGCCCGCGGGGAGCGGGTACCGGTTCGCGCACGAGGAGGTGGCGGACTGGGTGCAGGGGGCGCACCTCGACCTGGCGTCGGCGGTGGGAGGGCTGGTGGCGGCACCCGTGCGGGCGCAGGAGGAGCTGAAAGGTGTCCTCCCCGTGCCCCGGCACCGGATCGGGCCCGTCGTCGAGGCCATGCTGCTGCTGGAGCGCCATTTCGGCTGCGAGCAACTTGCCGCACAGATGCGGGAGTTGATCGCGGCGTTGGGTGTTCTCGAAGGGGAGGGAAGCGCCGACGCCCAGTGGTGGGGGTCGCGGCTCCTTGCGGGGAGCCTTCTGAGGGTGCCCGATCTCGGGCCGTACGCCTGCGTGCTCCGGGAGCTCGCGCGGGCGGTGACCGAGCGGTCCCTCCGGGAGGGCGGGCCGCACGGGCTCGGCGGGTTCGGCTGGTTCGGGCCCTGGTTCTGGGAGCGGATCGAGGTCGATCAGGCCGAACGGGTCGATCTGCTCAGGGTGCTGGTGCCCGCGGACGGAGCGCCGGAGGGCCGGAGCGCGCCCCGGTACCTCGACTCGGTCGCCCGGATCCTGGTGGGTGACGTACGCCGGGTGCAGGTGCTGCTGTGCGACTGGTTCGACGACACCCGGCCGATTCCGGGGCCCGCCCGACTCACCGTCGCCGAAGTCGCCCAGGCCCTCCTGCACACCCATCGGGGGCTCGCGCTGGACGACCTCGTGGAGACGCTCGTCCAGGCCGGGCATCCGCGTGCCGACGAGCTGCTGCACGTGCTCGCCGCCGACGAGCCGTCCGCGCTGTGCCGGGCCGTCGACCGGTGGGCGCACGACGGGCGGGCCGAGCGGCGGGTCGCGGCGGCGTCGTACGGGGGAGTGGTGGCCGCGTACGCCACCGGTGGGGCCGACCGGGAGCTGCTGAGGTTCGCCGCGCTGGCGCTCCTCGCCCGGGGCGGCGACCTCAGCCTGCACGGGGCGGCGCTCGCGCTGCTGGTGCGCGATCCGGCGTCCCGGTCGCGGTTCTTGCCGCGCGCGGTGGCGGCGTTCGTGGTGGGCGAGCCGAGGGTGCCCGCGGCGGCGCTGGTGAGCGCGCTCGCCACGCATCAGGAGCCGGTGTTCGCCGCGCTGCGGACCGCCCTGCACTCGGCGGGGCCGCAGGCCGGGGAGGTGCTGCGTGCGCTGGCCGCCGTGCACACGCCCGCGCTCGACCGGCGGGTGGCCGCACTCGTCGCGGAGTACGTGGCGCGGCGGCCGGAGGGCGCGGTGCACGCCGCCGCGTACGTGGAGGAGCGGCTGGAGAGCGGGCCGGGGGCAAGGGGCGTGTTGTCTCCGCTGGTCAGAGGGATGGTCAGAGGGAGCCCCTGCGAGGTGCGGAGCGCGCTGGCGCGGGTCCTCGCCGCGCCCGGGACAGCGGCCTGCGAACCCCTGCGGGCCGAGCTCCTCGACGTACTCCTGGAGTACGAGGAGTACGAGGAGCACGAGGAGTACGCGGGCGGTGGACCGGAGCGGGACCACACCGTGCTGGACGCCGTGCTGAGGGCGGCGGCGCTCGGGGCGGAGGAGCGGGAGGCGGCGCGGACGCGGGAGCTGGTGCGGCGGGCGGGGGCGCTGCTGATGCGGACGCCGGAGGGGGCGGCGTGCTTCGACCGGCGGCTCGTGGCGCTGGCCAGGGAGGTGCCGGGGTTCGCCCGGCTGGTGGCGGAGTGGCTGGGACAATCCAGCCCCTCCGGCGTTTGA
- the truB gene encoding tRNA pseudouridine(55) synthase TruB: MSTAVTKTPDGLVIVDKPSGFTSHDVVAKMRGIAKTRRVGHAGTLDPMATGVLVLGVEKATKLLGHLALTEKEYLGTIRLGQDTLTDDAEGDIITSTDASAVTREGIDAGVAKLSGAIMQVPSKVSAIKIDGKRSYKRAREGEDFEIPARPVTVSSFQVYDVRPAVAEDGTPVVDLVVSVVCSSGTYIRALARDLGAGLGVGGHLTALRRTRVGPYGLDAARTLDQHQESLAVMPIADAAAAAFPRWDVDEKRAGLIMNGVRIDMPAHERNPVAVYGPDGRFLALVEDQKGKAKSLAVFG; this comes from the coding sequence ATGAGCACAGCAGTAACGAAGACGCCGGACGGACTTGTCATTGTCGACAAGCCGTCCGGCTTCACTTCGCACGACGTCGTCGCCAAGATGCGCGGGATCGCCAAGACCCGCCGCGTCGGCCACGCCGGAACGCTCGACCCGATGGCGACGGGAGTCCTGGTCCTCGGCGTCGAGAAGGCGACCAAGCTCCTCGGCCACCTCGCGCTGACCGAGAAGGAGTACCTGGGCACCATCCGGCTCGGCCAGGACACCCTCACCGACGACGCCGAGGGCGACATCATCACGTCGACCGACGCGTCCGCCGTCACCCGCGAGGGCATCGACGCGGGTGTCGCGAAGCTGTCCGGCGCCATCATGCAGGTGCCGTCCAAGGTCAGCGCCATCAAGATCGACGGCAAGCGGTCGTACAAGCGGGCGCGGGAGGGCGAGGACTTCGAGATCCCGGCCCGCCCGGTGACCGTCTCGTCCTTCCAGGTGTACGACGTGCGGCCCGCGGTCGCGGAGGACGGGACGCCGGTCGTCGACCTGGTCGTCTCCGTCGTCTGCTCCTCGGGCACGTACATCCGCGCCCTCGCGCGCGACCTCGGCGCCGGGCTCGGCGTCGGCGGCCACCTGACCGCGCTGCGGCGCACCCGCGTCGGCCCGTACGGCCTGGACGCGGCCCGCACCCTGGACCAGCACCAGGAGTCGCTGGCCGTCATGCCGATCGCGGACGCGGCGGCCGCCGCGTTCCCGCGCTGGGACGTGGACGAGAAGCGCGCCGGGCTGATCATGAACGGCGTACGGATCGACATGCCCGCGCACGAGCGCAACCCGGTGGCCGTGTACGGCCCCGACGGGCGCTTCCTCGCCCTGGTCGAGGACCAGAAGGGCAAGGCCAAGAGCCTGGCCGTCTTCGGCTGA
- the rbfA gene encoding 30S ribosome-binding factor RbfA, which translates to MADNARAKKLADLIQQVVAEKLLRGVKDPRLGTHVTITDTRVTGDLREATVFYTVYGDDEDRASAAAGLQSAKGVLRSAVGQAAGTKFTPTLTFVADALPENAKTIESLLDKARASDAKVREVSSDATFAGDADPYKKPGDDEDDASV; encoded by the coding sequence GTGGCCGACAACGCTCGGGCGAAGAAGCTGGCGGACCTCATTCAGCAGGTCGTCGCCGAGAAGCTCCTGCGCGGGGTCAAGGACCCGCGTCTGGGGACGCACGTGACGATCACGGACACCCGCGTCACCGGTGACCTGCGGGAGGCCACGGTCTTCTACACGGTGTACGGCGACGACGAGGACCGTGCCAGCGCGGCGGCGGGGCTGCAGAGCGCCAAGGGCGTCCTGCGCTCGGCGGTCGGGCAGGCGGCGGGAACCAAGTTCACGCCCACCCTCACCTTCGTCGCGGACGCCCTCCCGGAGAACGCCAAGACGATCGAGAGCCTGCTCGACAAGGCGCGGGCCTCCGACGCCAAGGTGCGCGAGGTGTCCTCGGACGCCACGTTCGCCGGTGACGCGGACCCGTACAAGAAGCCCGGTGACGACGAGGACGACGCCTCCGTATGA
- a CDS encoding DUF503 domain-containing protein has translation MYVGTLSFDLLLGDVRSLKEKRSVVRPIVAELHRKFAVSVAEVGDQDLHRRAEIGVAMVSGDTGHLTDVLDRCERMVAARPEVELLSVRRRLHSDED, from the coding sequence ATGTATGTGGGGACTCTGTCCTTCGACCTCCTGCTCGGCGACGTACGGTCGCTGAAGGAGAAACGCTCCGTCGTCCGGCCGATCGTCGCCGAACTGCACCGCAAGTTCGCGGTCAGCGTGGCGGAGGTGGGTGACCAGGACCTCCATCGCAGGGCCGAGATCGGGGTTGCGATGGTGTCCGGCGACACAGGGCACCTCACAGACGTACTGGACCGGTGCGAGCGCATGGTGGCCGCCCGGCCCGAGGTGGAGTTGCTGTCGGTACGGCGGCGGCTGCACAGTGACGAAGACTGA
- the infB gene encoding translation initiation factor IF-2: MAKVRVYELAKEFGVESKVVMAKLQELGEFVRSASSTIEAPVVRKLTDALQGPGGNAGKSAAKPGAPRKATPAKPAAPSAATPAAPAAPRPGAPKPGAPAPKPAAAEAPKSEPTAPAATPAAAGPRPGPKPVTKPAPVTPVPQAEFSAPAPAQPQTPQQAPRPAGATPGPRPAPARPAPSAGQRDGGQRDGGQRDNRGGERGGDRPARPAGQGAPRPGGARPSGPRPGNNPFTSGGSTGMARPQAPRPGGNAPRPGGAGAPGGAPRPQGGPGGAPRPQGGQGGAGRPSPGGMPRPQGGAPRPGGAPSGNRPNPGMMPQRPAAGPRPGGGPGGGGRGPGGGAGRPGGGAGRPGGGGGFAGRPGGGGGGFAGRPAGPGGGGGGGFAGRPGGGGGGRPGFAGRPGGPNARGGTQGAFGRPGGPARRGRKSKRQRRQEYEAMQAPSVGGVMLPRGNGQTVRLSRGASLTDFAEKINANPASLVGVMMNLGEMVTATQSVSDETLKLLADEMNFILEIVSPEEEDRELLESFDIEFGEDEGGEDMLVSRPPVVTVMGHVDHGKTRLLDAIRKTNVVAGEAGGITQHIGAYQVATEVNGEERAITFIDTPGHEAFTAMRARGAKSTDIAILVVAANDGVMPQTIEALNHAKAAGVPIVVAVNKIDVEGADPTKVRGQLTEFGLVAEEYGGDTMFVDISARQSLNIEALLEAVILTADASLDLRANAEMDAQGIAIEAHLDKGRGAVATVLVQRGTLRVGDTMVAGDAYGRVRAMLDDNGNNVQEAGPSTPVLVLGLTNVPGAGDNFLVVEEDRTARQIAEKRAARERNAAFARRGVRFSLENLDEALKAGLVQDLNIIIKGDASGSVEALESSLLQLDVSDEVDIRVLHRGVGAVTESDIDLATGSDAIVIGFNVRAAGRAQQMAEREGVDVRYYSVIYQAIEEIEAALKGMLKPEYEEVELGTAEIREIFRSSKLGNIAGVLIRSGEVKRNTKARLVRDGKVIAEDLNIQGLRRFKDDVTEIREGFEGGINLGNFNDIKIDDVIATYEMREKPRG; the protein is encoded by the coding sequence GTGGCTAAGGTCCGGGTATACGAACTCGCCAAGGAGTTCGGTGTTGAGAGCAAGGTCGTCATGGCCAAGCTCCAAGAACTTGGTGAATTCGTCCGTTCGGCGTCCTCGACGATCGAGGCGCCGGTTGTACGCAAGTTGACTGACGCACTGCAGGGCCCTGGCGGCAACGCCGGGAAGTCCGCAGCGAAGCCCGGCGCGCCCCGCAAGGCGACGCCTGCCAAGCCCGCGGCACCTTCCGCGGCAACCCCGGCGGCACCGGCGGCTCCCCGCCCCGGCGCCCCCAAGCCCGGTGCACCGGCCCCCAAGCCGGCCGCCGCCGAGGCACCCAAGAGCGAGCCCACGGCCCCCGCCGCGACCCCGGCTGCCGCCGGTCCGCGTCCGGGCCCCAAGCCCGTCACGAAGCCTGCCCCGGTCACCCCGGTGCCGCAGGCCGAGTTCTCCGCGCCTGCCCCCGCGCAGCCGCAGACCCCGCAGCAGGCCCCGCGTCCCGCGGGCGCCACCCCCGGCCCGCGTCCCGCCCCCGCCCGTCCGGCCCCCTCGGCCGGTCAGCGCGACGGCGGCCAGCGTGACGGTGGTCAGCGTGACAACCGTGGTGGCGAGCGTGGCGGCGACCGCCCCGCACGTCCGGCCGGTCAGGGCGCCCCGCGCCCCGGTGGTGCCCGTCCCTCGGGTCCCCGCCCCGGCAACAACCCCTTCACCTCGGGTGGCTCCACCGGCATGGCGCGCCCGCAGGCGCCCCGTCCCGGCGGCAACGCACCGCGTCCCGGCGGTGCCGGTGCGCCCGGTGGCGCCCCGCGTCCGCAGGGCGGCCCCGGCGGCGCTCCGCGTCCGCAGGGCGGCCAGGGCGGCGCAGGCCGTCCGAGCCCCGGTGGCATGCCCCGCCCGCAGGGCGGCGCTCCGCGTCCGGGTGGTGCCCCCAGCGGTAACCGCCCGAACCCGGGCATGATGCCGCAGCGTCCGGCTGCCGGTCCCCGTCCTGGTGGCGGTCCCGGTGGCGGCGGTCGCGGTCCCGGTGGCGGCGCTGGTCGTCCGGGTGGCGGCGCTGGTCGTCCCGGTGGCGGCGGCGGCTTCGCCGGTCGTCCCGGCGGCGGTGGCGGCGGCTTCGCAGGCCGTCCGGCCGGTCCCGGCGGCGGTGGCGGCGGCGGCTTCGCCGGTCGTCCCGGTGGCGGCGGCGGTGGACGTCCCGGCTTCGCCGGCCGTCCCGGCGGTCCCAACGCACGTGGTGGCACGCAGGGCGCCTTCGGTCGTCCGGGCGGTCCCGCGCGTCGTGGTCGCAAGTCGAAGCGTCAGAGGCGCCAGGAGTACGAGGCCATGCAGGCCCCGTCCGTGGGCGGCGTGATGCTGCCTCGCGGCAACGGACAGACCGTCCGCCTGTCGCGCGGTGCCTCGCTCACCGACTTCGCCGAGAAGATCAACGCCAACCCGGCTTCGCTGGTCGGCGTGATGATGAACCTCGGCGAGATGGTGACGGCCACGCAGTCCGTCTCCGACGAGACGCTCAAGCTGCTCGCCGACGAGATGAACTTCATCCTCGAAATCGTCAGCCCGGAGGAGGAGGACCGCGAGCTTCTCGAGTCCTTCGACATCGAGTTCGGCGAGGACGAGGGCGGCGAGGACATGCTCGTGTCCCGTCCGCCGGTCGTGACCGTCATGGGTCACGTCGACCACGGTAAGACCCGCCTTCTGGACGCGATCCGCAAGACGAACGTCGTTGCGGGCGAGGCCGGTGGCATCACGCAGCACATCGGTGCGTACCAGGTCGCCACCGAGGTCAACGGTGAAGAGCGCGCCATCACCTTCATCGACACCCCCGGTCACGAGGCGTTCACCGCCATGCGTGCCCGTGGTGCGAAGTCCACCGACATCGCGATCCTCGTGGTCGCGGCCAACGACGGTGTGATGCCGCAGACGATCGAGGCGCTCAACCACGCCAAGGCCGCCGGTGTCCCGATCGTCGTCGCGGTCAACAAGATCGACGTCGAGGGCGCCGACCCGACCAAGGTGCGCGGTCAGCTCACCGAGTTCGGTCTGGTGGCGGAGGAGTACGGCGGCGACACGATGTTCGTCGACATCTCGGCCCGTCAGAGCCTCAACATCGAGGCCCTGCTGGAAGCGGTCATCCTGACCGCGGACGCTTCGCTCGACCTCCGGGCGAACGCCGAGATGGACGCACAGGGCATCGCGATCGAGGCCCACCTCGACAAGGGCCGTGGTGCTGTCGCCACCGTCCTCGTCCAGCGCGGTACCCTCCGCGTCGGCGACACGATGGTCGCGGGCGACGCCTACGGCCGTGTCCGCGCCATGCTCGACGACAACGGCAACAACGTGCAGGAAGCGGGTCCCTCGACCCCCGTCCTGGTGCTGGGTCTCACCAATGTCCCCGGCGCCGGCGACAACTTCCTCGTCGTCGAGGAGGACCGCACGGCTCGTCAGATCGCCGAGAAGCGTGCCGCTCGTGAGCGGAACGCGGCGTTCGCCCGCCGTGGCGTCCGGTTCTCCCTGGAGAACCTGGACGAGGCCCTCAAGGCCGGTCTGGTGCAGGACCTCAACATCATCATCAAGGGTGACGCGTCCGGTTCGGTGGAGGCTCTTGAGTCCTCGCTGCTCCAGCTCGACGTCTCCGACGAGGTCGACATCCGCGTCCTGCACCGTGGTGTGGGTGCGGTCACCGAGTCCGACATCGACCTGGCGACGGGTTCCGACGCCATCGTCATCGGATTCAACGTCCGTGCGGCCGGCCGTGCACAGCAGATGGCCGAGCGCGAGGGCGTCGACGTCCGCTACTACTCGGTGATCTACCAGGCCATCGAGGAGATCGAAGCAGCGCTCAAGGGCATGCTCAAGCCGGAGTACGAGGAGGTCGAGCTCGGTACCGCGGAGATCCGCGAGATCTTCCGCTCGTCCAAGCTCGGCAACATCGCCGGTGTCCTCATCCGCTCGGGCGAGGTCAAGCGCAACACCAAGGCGCGCCTCGTCCGCGACGGCAAGGTCATCGCCGAGGACCTCAACATCCAGGGTCTGCGCCGCTTCAAGGACGACGTCACCGAGATCCGCGAAGGGTTCGAGGGCGGTATCAACCTCGGCAACTTCAACGACATCAAGATCGACGACGTCATCGCGACGTACGAGATGCGGGAGAAGCCGCGCGGCTAA
- a CDS encoding YlxR family protein codes for MSGQTHTGACPERTCVGCRERAAKNDLLRIVTVEGECVPDPRGTLPGRGAYVHPASACYDLAVRRRAFPRAFRGQGPLDTASLEKYVAHRAGQATQ; via the coding sequence GTGTCTGGCCAAACGCATACCGGCGCATGCCCTGAGCGAACCTGTGTGGGTTGCCGGGAGCGAGCGGCCAAGAACGATCTGCTGCGCATCGTGACGGTCGAGGGTGAATGCGTCCCCGATCCACGCGGTACGCTGCCCGGCCGGGGTGCGTACGTACACCCCGCCTCTGCCTGTTACGACCTGGCGGTCCGCCGCCGGGCGTTTCCCCGGGCCTTCCGGGGCCAGGGTCCGCTCGACACCGCGTCGCTGGAGAAATACGTGGCGCACCGTGCCGGGCAGGCAACACAGTAG
- the nusA gene encoding transcription termination factor NusA — protein sequence MDIDVKLLKGLAKEKEISFDQLAEAIEQALLIAYHRTDGSFRRARVKLDRENGHVTVWVKEDPADLEEGQEPKEFDDTPDDFGRIAASTAKQVILQRLRDAEDDQTFGEFAGLEGEVITGVVQQGMDAKNVLVDIGKLEAILPVQEQVPGEEYTHGLRLRTFVVRVAKGVRGPSVTLSRTHPNLVKKLFALEVPEIADGSVVIEAIAREAGHRTKIAVRSTRSGINPKGACIGPMGSRVRNVMAELHGEKIDIVDWSDDPAEMVANALSPARVSKVEVVDMSTRSARVTVPDYQLSLAIGKEGQNARLAARLTGWRIDIRPDTEELGEGEEPGEYRRDNGEGRDRRDDRG from the coding sequence GTGGACATCGACGTGAAGCTTCTGAAGGGCTTGGCGAAGGAGAAGGAGATCTCCTTCGACCAGCTTGCGGAGGCGATCGAGCAGGCCCTCCTCATCGCCTACCACCGCACGGACGGCAGTTTCCGCCGCGCCCGCGTCAAGCTGGACCGTGAGAACGGCCATGTGACGGTGTGGGTGAAGGAGGACCCGGCGGACCTCGAAGAGGGCCAGGAGCCCAAGGAGTTCGACGACACCCCGGACGACTTCGGCCGGATCGCCGCCAGCACCGCCAAGCAGGTCATCCTCCAGCGTCTGCGCGACGCCGAGGACGACCAGACCTTCGGCGAGTTCGCGGGCCTGGAGGGCGAGGTCATCACGGGCGTCGTCCAGCAGGGCATGGACGCCAAGAACGTGCTGGTGGACATCGGCAAGCTGGAGGCCATCCTGCCGGTGCAGGAGCAGGTCCCCGGCGAGGAGTACACGCACGGCCTGCGCCTTCGTACGTTCGTCGTACGGGTGGCCAAGGGCGTCCGGGGTCCCTCCGTGACCCTCTCGCGCACCCACCCCAACCTGGTGAAGAAGCTCTTCGCGCTGGAGGTCCCGGAGATCGCCGACGGTTCGGTGGTCATCGAGGCCATCGCCCGCGAGGCCGGTCACCGCACCAAGATCGCGGTCCGCTCGACGCGCTCCGGCATCAACCCCAAGGGCGCCTGCATCGGCCCGATGGGCAGCCGTGTGCGCAATGTCATGGCGGAGCTGCACGGCGAGAAGATCGACATCGTCGACTGGTCCGACGACCCGGCCGAGATGGTCGCCAACGCCCTGTCCCCGGCCCGCGTCTCCAAGGTCGAGGTCGTCGACATGTCGACGCGCTCCGCCCGGGTGACCGTGCCGGACTACCAGCTGTCGCTCGCCATCGGCAAGGAGGGCCAGAACGCGCGCCTGGCCGCCCGCCTCACCGGCTGGCGCATCGACATCCGCCCCGACACCGAGGAGCTCGGCGAGGGCGAGGAGCCGGGCGAGTACCGCCGGGACAACGGTGAAGGCCGTGACCGTCGGGACGACCGAGGCTGA